From the genome of Glycine soja cultivar W05 chromosome 14, ASM419377v2, whole genome shotgun sequence:
GCATCCTTAGAGGCACATAAAATACAAGCAAAGGCAACCATCATTGAAAAAGAACAGCTTACCAGTTGGAGTGATTACTTGCTTTTCTGTAAATGGAAGATGCCCTAGGCCATGTTCTACAACCTGGTCAAGTGGGCGAAATTTAAATGCTTGAAGAAAATGCCATGCCATCACTAATATTAAGAGCAACAAATGAACCCCATTTACATACCAAACGAATCAAACGGTCAGAATAAAATACAAAGTCATGTTTCGTTGTTTGAGAATCACGTATCAGAGTATGCATACCCCGTATCTGCATCGAAGCAATTATCGTGATGAttcaacttttaataaaaaaaaaaaaaatcgaatttgGAAGTTCCAGATTAACGGGGAAGATGGGATGATTGATAAAGACCATAAATAACAAGAAAGGGGTACCTGAAAAGTAGACTGAATGACATATAAATTAGGATATATTTTACACAAGTCATGCTGACCAAGCTTCGTGCGAATATGTTGTACAATCAAATCAATAGCCACATGATTATCTCCTCCACGGGGTATAATGATATCAGCGTACTTCTTGGTGGGAAGAATAAAGTCATCAAAAGCTGGCTTCACAAATTTAGAATACTGCATCAAGTATATATTATAAGAAACAGTTACTAATatacggtaaaaaaaaaaagggaattaCTAATATTGGTAGACATAAAAAAAACGAAATATGTTAGCTTGATTTATAATCATAACCTCAAAACAGATCATTGAagatttaatttcataaaaactgaCTTCTTACATGTTTTCTAATCAATGAAATTTCATAACAGCCTCTCAGCAACATGAACTAAAACAACATTTCCAAGTCTTGAAATGCAGTACATGTAAGAAACGTGAAGGCAAAAAAACCAGAAGATAATCAAAATATGATAATGGAAGTGCAAATGGTGTGGCTGACGGTAGCTACCTGATCAAGCACAGCTCCAATTTCACGAGCATTGTCAGCAGTATCACGCTTAATTCTTCTAGCCAGACGAACATCAGCATCTGCACTGAACATTTCACAATGTAAAGTGATAGCATAACTTAGTAGTGCAACAAAGAGATATAAAATATGCATGCTTGTAAATAGCTAGAAGGAAGACATAggcaattattaataaaaatagaaaccaACAAAGAAATGGGgggaaaaaaagatgaagataTAGTGTCATTAGCATAATTTGAATATGCATTTTTGTAGATAACGTGAAGAATATGCATTCTCCTATATCATAATGTGGATTAGGAGGGGCGAAATTTAAGTCCATGGGGCTAAAAGGAAAATGAATCTGACAACAGATCCATATAGTAAGAAATGCCGCAGAAAAATACAATACAGTAAGTTATAAAAGTTATATTGGAACTTAAATAATAAGGGACCTGTGTCAACAAATATCTTCATATTCATCAATGCCCGCACTCGTGGATCATGGAAAACAAGGATACCTTCCAAAATAATAACATCCGCTGGGTTTACCTGCAAAACACATTAAACCAGCATAAAAGGGAAGTATGGCTGAAATTGTATTCCATATAATTTCCCCTCTAATGGAGATAAAACGCAAGAAGAAACATGTACTGCATGATTTGGCAATCATTAGTACATCAAAGTATTCGTATTCAACTATGAAAATCATTGTCATGTCAAGCCTATGCAATAAAAAACTATTCTTTAGCATGAtaataaaaactcaaaaatagaaaattatatcAATCTTGGCCTGTTCTGTTAAGCATTTCAAGAACGAGTAGTAAAGTTACTAATAAAAAGTTGAATGTTCCATATACCCGTCTTGCTGGAAAAACATCATTCTTGTAACCCTTAAAGTCATACTTTGGAATATCTACTGCTTGGCTATGCTTCAACTTGTCCATGACACGTAGCAATTGCTCAGTATCAAAAGCTTCTGATGACATCAACAACATACATTAGGAATAAAGTAGCTATAGCAGTCTACGAACCctcattcacacacacacatatatatatatatataaatttaaacgtTAAAATTTCCATATCAAAAGTTGCTACCTTATCAGTTTTTAGGTGTATTATACTAATTATGCTTGCTAGGTACTCAAGTATCGTACCATACAAAATGAACTTTTGTTCAACCTTTGGAATGGCTCATAATGCATATAACACAATTTGAGTAACACTCTGACATGTAAAATTTGCAGTGGTTTCACCAACCATACTCATCTCTAGGCTAAATGCGAGAATATTCTAGCTCTGGAATTTCATTAACACTTTCATGTCTCTAATCAGCTAATTTTGAGGTAAATTCTGCTTTACATCTTTCAAAGGTTAATTTTTCCCTGACACCACCCTTGATATTCCTGAAGCATTCTTAGAGTAAGAAAGATGGAGTTGATACTCATTGAATGTATTGAACTTGTTTTGCAAGAAATTTAAGTATCTACGTAAAAATATAAGACctgataaaaacaaaacaatactaAAACGTGAATATTATTTTAGGCTTTCTAACCCAATTCTCAAAAAGCATTTTAGGAAAAACAGAACTCCAGATATAGGAGAATAAGTAGATTTAGAATAAAGGAAATAAAACAAGCATCCAAATAAATTTAGTGCATGTTTCATCCTATATAATTTCTTCTCTctctgtttattttttatttataaaaggaCCCAAGAGAAGgccgaaacaacaaaaacaagacTATCTAAAGAAGGATTTTGATGTAGCTCCGGACTTTTTTATCCAATCCTCTCCTGAGTGATGATCCTATATAATGTCTTAATGTAAAGAGAAAGTTACTGATTAATAATGAGAGACTAATGGGTACAATTGAACTGACCAGGATGGTCAAAGTTGTAATCTTGTACTCTTGTAAGTTCCTCCTCAGTCAAATTATGGTAAAAAGAATCctgttgtaaaataaataattcatttattacGCTCAACGTATCATCATGTACAATAAGAAACATCAACCCAAATTCTGGAACACATACcctcaaaaaagataaaagaaggcCAAAGTACAAAAGGAACAAgtaaaatatgtaataaataaataaaaggttaaGGGCATCTCCTTCAAGCAACTCACACGATTTGCTATAATTAatactttataatttttcactTCCTCACTGACATAATGttttattactttaataattcaataaaaaatttctccaaTCTATCAACTCTAAAAAGTAGGCTCCACAATTgatctttctcttttatattttattattcatcttaattttagtttaaaatatttttatgtcatttgttttagtgataaataaatatataataaattttaattccaTAAAATGTTCACTTCCAAATAACTATGcgctaatttttaattaattaatttttagaatacatgaaaaaatactatgtactaataatttaaataaataaaatcaattataaattaataataattttaatatgtgaaaaaaatataaagtaatatattatgaaaacgtagtttaatttataaacaatacacaaatctaaattatttattaattagtgtCCGTTAAAACAACTAGTGCTTTCTAATTAGAGTTCGTTAAAAAGTAGAAAGCACTAGTTGTTTCATATAGTAACGGTGCTTTCTTTGTAACCCATGAAAATTGCTCTCCAACACCCGAAGAATAAGACTCGAGTTACTAGACACTTTTAATGCCAAAAGAGCAATCCCATTGAAGATGGCTTAACAGCATAAATGTTAGAAAATACTTCCAAcgaattttttacttttgtcaACTAAAAAATGGTGTATTCAAATGTATTCTGTTGTTGACAAAATCATTGATATTTGGATGGAAATTTTGAGGGAGAAACACATACATGTTCATGATAAAAGAGGTGTTGAGAACAACATAATACTGAATCTGacttgaaaaagaaatagaggtGGAGAAATTTTGGTGAATGGTAGCCAATAGAATGTCAATGTTGCAATGAAAATATAAGACGAAGATGATAAAATCATTCCAATAAACAAGGCCGAACAAAATACCAAGGGGATTCAGATAATGGAGGATACAGGATGCTTATAAGGCTTGAAGCATTAACCGCAAACTATTAGTTGTATTCCCTTAATATCTGACTCACAGACTTATATACTTATAAATTCTCAATTTGATCACCATTCCCCAGTACGTTTAGAAAAAATCAATGGTTATTACAAGCATACAGATACTCTCTCTTTCAtattaatttcactttattttttctcttttctaccTCACCATTTATTACATTTactttctcttttatctttctttttttcttctaatctaTTCCTACCGTTTCAATCTACACCAAAATGAGATAGACGATTGGTACTTTGCAAGAATTGGATACCTGATTAACAAGTACAACTCGTTGGTCATGAAGCTGCTGAACAATCATATCACAAACTGATGTCTTACCGGATGCTGCTCCACCAGCAACACCTGTCACATACCCAAACCAAAAAGtaaatagaaaatgaattaGAATCGTAGATACCAAATAAAAGTTGGTAAGATGTGAAATTAAGACATAAAAAGTTGTTACGATCTTATTTTCAAAACTCGTTCTTCTAAACTTTGAAACAAAGAAAACTTCAATGTTAAGTGTGTGAGTTTGCGGGAAGCTCTTCTTTTATATGATTAGGTGTTAGCTGTGTGAGTTAACCACAATTTCCAACTGTAGGATGACCAAGTAAGAGGAATGATCAGCTGAAATGAAATTGTGGTGCAAGAACATGGACTAGATCTTATTTGGTTCAACTTCTCCGTAAGTACTtatggaagaaaaaatgaaataaaattttctcataagataaaattaatttatgcctaagttaaaattagcttttagagaagataaaataaattgtgaagTATGATAGTCTTCAAAGCTAACTTTGTtcttcttcacttaaactcaaAAACTAATGGCTCAATTGAATCATATGCAAATACGGGGAGGAAAAAGAAAGCTGCTGAGATTTCTCTGCCAAACAGAACAGCACAATCCACATATGGGATCTAGAACCTCAGTTTATATCATCCCaaaaacttaatatatttaGTACCCTATTATACATTAGATGATACCCAACAAACACACGACAAAGTAAATGTACCAAGTACAAACATTGAATTCCAGGACACAAATAGACAAATCAGGAATTTATGACTACATAGGCTGCTTGGAATGCAAAAACACACACCTATCACAAAAGGTTGTTTATACATGTCAGTTGCTGAAGTGGTTGGTTGCTCTGTGCCAGCCTTTCTTTGCTCTAAGCCATCCATGTGAAATCCAGAAAAATGAACCTCGGATAAAGACTCCATTAAGTCAACAGCTGATTTAGTACCCATAGGCAAAGACCTGGATAAATAATACCTGAAAATCATAGAGAAATCAATAACATGCAAATACTAGTCAATAAAAGAATATGAATAACAATAGTTTTAACAGCTTGCAAATTTGTCTGATTGGATCAAGCCAACCATTTCACTCTTTGGTAATGTTACTAATTTTCACTAAAAGACTAGCCAGTAGAACAATGCTCTAGATGGATTCACCCTTTAGGAGGCATCATTTGTCATCAAGTTCACTTCAAGAATTATAAGGTTAACTTTGTAGTTGAAGAGAGAAGTTGCAGGTTCCAATTCCTTTTCAGACTCTCACTAACATTGTAACCAAACTAACAACTAAtgtttatcgataaaaaaaaaaaaaaaatcacttcgtACAGCCATCTACATATATACCAAGGgcttttttaatcaataaaaccAAAGTGTTATTGTAAATTCCTCAAGTAatggacaaaaaaattattttccaatcTCATTCTCTCCACGCCATGAtctatcaaatcaaattaatcagGACATCATCGACATATACATGACACGCTTCCATCCGATCCGATGAACAAAAGACATGATATCATCACCATGTGGTGCACGTAACAATCCATCCAACCAGAGTCAGCGAGAggttatatatgtgtgtgtgtgtgtgagagagagagagagagagagtatatATATTTGCGTGCAAAGTGCAAACAAACAGATAAATTGAAACTGGTTCAGTTCCAACGTGAGCGAATTAGCGCAGCCATTGTACTAAAGACAGAGATAGCAgtgatgaatgaatgaatgcagTTAAAAGTTAAGAAATCCAGATCCAGATAAATGACGAGACGAGAATATCAAATAAGCAAATGCTGAACGATGGCAAAAAGTACCTGATGAACTTAGAATTGTACGAAATAGAGAAAGAGGAGCGGAgcgaaagaaagaaagaaaaaagggaaaatatatatttatatataatcgGTGAGAGACAGATATGATGCTTTATTTGGTGCACTATCAGACGCTgcctttttacctttttttttttttagtttatatatatagtgacGTCCAATGAGCTATAAACGGAAAGAGATGTAGAGACCTTCATCTTCACGGGATCTTCAAATTACCACCTTCTTCCATCCTGAATTAAAACTTGAAAGTACTACACTGCTTCACCCAAAAACATGCGCTACGGACAAATCATTTAcgctgatttttatttttttactaactaaatacttattttttaaataacttctaactttttttttcaagtaatttctatgattttttaaaatattatttcaaataatatttttttaaacggtAAACTTTTAACATCtgattttattctcttttcatctttaattttttttttttatcttagttcttttatgtttcggttaattttattaaatacttataatttaataaattaacttaaaaaaattagtttttaattattaactagTTTTCCAGCTTTCCaactttcaattattttttccgTTAGTTTTACCATCATAACCAATATGAATAAGTGCTAATGTCCaaagtttatttaaaactattaaTCGATTTCATTAATGTGTtcatgaatgcaaatgaaaaaaatattaaatatgttattaaatataagaattaattGCATTCTTTATCTTTCAAGGTAATTGGGTAATTTTGGTTCATAGGTTTTAGTTGCACAAATTGAGTTGCAAGTATCCTCCaaacttcaaaaaatataattaaattcatgaatCAAACAATCcctaatatattttgttaaggTAGCACTTGAGTTGAGGATGATATGTGGAGATAATGTGAAGTCATAATTAACATGTAATTGTAAGAGACTAAAAGTACACTTAGTTATACTTTTAATCTAATAAGTATTGTAATTCTAATAAGTATTGTAATTGTGAGAGACTAAAAGTATACTTAAGTCACATTAATATATGTGttggaaaatatataattatcgaGTCAATGTTATATCAACACAGT
Proteins encoded in this window:
- the LOC114384490 gene encoding uridine kinase-like protein 3 produces the protein MGTKSAVDLMESLSEVHFSGFHMDGLEQRKAGTEQPTTSATDMYKQPFVIGVAGGAASGKTSVCDMIVQQLHDQRVVLVNQDSFYHNLTEEELTRVQDYNFDHPEAFDTEQLLRVMDKLKHSQAVDIPKYDFKGYKNDVFPARRVNPADVIILEGILVFHDPRVRALMNMKIFVDTDADVRLARRIKRDTADNAREIGAVLDQYSKFVKPAFDDFILPTKKYADIIIPRGGDNHVAIDLIVQHIRTKLGQHDLCKIYPNLYVIQSTFQIRGMHTLIRDSQTTKHDFVFYSDRLIRLVVEHGLGHLPFTEKQVITPTGSVYSGVDFCKRLCGVSIIRSGESMENALRACCKGIKIGKILIHREGDNGQQLIYEKLPNDISDRHVLLLDPILGTGNSAVQAISLLLKKGVPESNIIFLNLVSAPQGVHVVCKRFPRIKILTSEIEIGLNEDFRVIPGMGEFGDRYFGTDNDDQQVVPPSQ